The proteins below are encoded in one region of Puntigrus tetrazona isolate hp1 chromosome 5, ASM1883169v1, whole genome shotgun sequence:
- the cert1a gene encoding ceramide transfer protein isoform X2, producing MSDCSSSGSDEDLDPELELLDELGGKLSKWTNYIHGWQDRWIVLKGNILSYYRSADEKEYGCRGSICLSKAVITPHEFDECRFDISVNDSIWYLRAEHPLLRQQWIDTVELHKAESGYGSESSLRRHGSLLSLTSAASGLSTASASSFKKGYSLREKLAEMETFRDILCRQVDTLQKYFDNCADIDSKDELHRDKVSDDEEDFPTSRPDGDYLLNNNNSSKEKLFSVDSLKGSLGIDFKGEAITFKATTAGILSTLSHCIDMLVKREESWQRRLDKEIERRRRAEDAYKAALTELKKKPHYGGPDYEEGPNSLINEEEFFDAVEAALDKHDQIEEQSQAERSRVSRQMSLTPDTYSSISTQKYLTKVEEMVQSHMTYSLQDVGGDANWQLVVEEGDMKVYRREVEENGIVLDPLKATHSVRGVTGHEVCHYFWDTAFRNDWETTVESFQVVETLSDKAVIIHQTHKRVWPASQRDVLYVSVIRKILSTNENDPDTWLVCNFSVDHDSYPPSARCIRAKINVAMICQTLISPPEGDKEITRDNILCKITYVANVNPGGWAPASVLRAVAKREYPKFLKRFTSYVQEKTSSEAILF from the exons atGTCGGACTGCAGCTCGTCGGGTTCAGATGAGGATTTGGACCCGGAGTTGGAGCTGCTGGACGAGCTCGGCGGCAAGCTCAGCAAG tggACGAACTACATTCATGGATGGCAGGACCGCTGGATTGTGCTGAAGGGCAATATCCTGAGCTACTACAGGTCAGCAGATGAGAAGGAGTACGGCTGCAGAGGGTCCATCTGTCTCAGCAAGGCTGTCATCACC CCTCACGAGTTTGATGAATGCCGTTTTGACATCAGCGTGAACGACAGCATCTGGTACCTGAGGGCTGAACATCCTTTGCTCCGGCAGCAGTGGATCGATACCGTTGAACTTCACAAG GCTGAGTCAGGTTATGGGTCAGAGAGCAGTTTACGTCGCCATGGCTCCCTGCTGTCCCTCACCTCTGCTGCCAGCGGCCTATCCACCGCCTCCGCGTCTTCCTTCAAG AAGGGATACAGCCTGCGGGAAAAGCTAGCAGAGATGGAGACCTTCCGGGATATTCTCTGCAGACAGGTGGACACACTGCAGAAGTATTTTGACAACTGCGCAGATATCGACAGTAAAGATGAACTCCACAGAGacaaag TATCCGATGATGAGGAAGATTTTCCAACCTCACGGCCAGATGGAGATTATCTtcttaacaacaacaacagcagcaaagagaaat TGTTCTCTGTGGACAGCCTCAAAGGATCCTTAGGCATCGATTTCAAAGGTGAAGCCATCACATTTAAAGCTACCACAGCAGGAATATTGTCTACACTGTCCCACTGCATCGACATGTTGGTCAAAAGAGAAGAAAGCTGGCAAAGACGACTTGATAAG GAAATTGAAAGGAGAAGACGTGCTGAAGATGCCTATAAAGCTGCACTGACAGAGCTGAAAAAGAAGCCTCATTATGGAGGACCAGACTATGAA GAAGGACCAAACAGTCTGATCAATGAAGAGGAGTTCTTCGATGCTGTGGAAGCTGCATTGGATAAGCATGACCAGATTGAAGAGCAA TCCCAGGCAGAAAGGAGCAGGGTATCTCGACAAATGTCCCTCACTCCAGACACCTATTCCTCCATCAGCACTCAGAAATACTTGACTAAG GTTGAGGAGATGGTGCAGAGCCACATGACTTATTCTTTACAGGATGTGGGTGGAGATGCTAACTGGCAGCTGGTTGTTGAAGAAGGGGATATGAAG GTGTACAGGAGGGAGGTGGAGGAGAACGGCATTGTTCTGGATCCTCTCAAAGCTACTCACTCTGTCAGAGGGGTCACAGGACACGAGGTCTGCCACTACTTTTGGGACACAGCTTTTCGGAACGACTGGGAGA CAACCGTCGAAAGCTTTCAAGTGGTTGAGACACTCTCAGATAAAGCGGTCATCATTCATCAGACACACAAG AGGGTATGGCCTGCTTCCCAGAGAGATGTGCTTTACGTATCAGTTATCCGTAAAATTCTCTCCACCAATGAGAATGATCCAGACACCTGGCTGGTGTGCAACTTCTCAGTGGATCACGACAGCTATCCA CCGTCTGCTAGATGCATTCGTGCCAAAATCAATGTAGCCATGATCTGTCAAACCCTAATCAGCCCACCAGAGGGAGACAAAGAGATCACCAGAGACAACATCCTCTGTAAAATCACATATGTAGCCAATG TAAATCCTGGTGGTTGGGCCCCTGCCTCAGTCTTACGAGCCGTAGCCAAGAGAGAATACCCCAAATTCCTCAAACGCTTCACCTCGTATGTTCAAGAGAAGACCAGCAGTGAGGCTATTCTCTTCTGA
- the nol6 gene encoding nucleolar protein 6 translates to MKKKRKESSKTETEDQIELLANSQNEEENEKNSIQQAKYSKRKAKDTVSDDRILRPVKLSKKELYKAPTVEELNQLKEAENLFHCSMLKMQMEELLKEVSLSEHRKKLVDSFVQQVTDVLQSVPESEVVELDDISWLSGVEVPFLLVPSTTKGKFHMEPPKSINLVGSYPLGTCIKPKVSVDLAVTIPSSILRQMDAINQRYSRKRALYLAALARHLSFADCVGSLQYSCLHGNRLRPVLLLKPPGNDSSKVTLRIHVVPPPDFLKPSRFHPQKNNIRTEWFTGVANTQQERTESPTPHYNATVLGDHLPLSHLQFLSAISAQCPAFGEGVSLLKVWLRQRELDQGAGCFCGFHASMLMAYLLSTHKVAKSMSPYQLLRNALHFLASTDLTENGITLAKNPDSKAPSLPEFHTAFSVVFVDPSGHLNLLADMTAFTYKRIQHEASLSLSFWDDPTTDGFQALLMTPKSMIRTYDNVFKLVNLVKLQTSCKKLLLLNELMDHSGNYVIAVLPFILSLLQQGLGQRIQLLVHSLPQDPEWPLDSEPPKLKDQPPLSIGLLLNLENALSILERGPPADSPKAAEFRQLWGSCSKLRRFQDGSITEAVLWTKKSISQRRFVILKIFTHLLHLHADIPKSSIRFVGGQLDVLVRSSIEGHTTGEEESLEVVQAYDDLSKKLWQLEDLPLSITSVQGAHQALRCTQVFPPVPVKLDSSFFDKKAGLGFVPKEDKPCPFYITPIKVIVHMEGSGKWPGEPLAIRHVKAAFHVCLRELLSKQHHYRCQATPDYLDVWKDGLVFRIQVAYHREPQILRESLTPEGMLIYRDNAEAQALELETLHKPFLTSTLHGVQQQFGCYGVVCRLVKRWLASQFLLEDIREEAADLLVASLFLHPAPFTPPSSPQVGFLRFLHLLSTFDWKNNPLIVNLNGKLTAIEQTDIKNNFVASRGSLPSMFIVTPKDIKVSVWTKAAPSVQMLQRSIMLAAESLRVLENQLGSSEKQDMRVAFRPPLEAYDVLIHLDPKQVPLLAKAVDPHAETFQRGTHQEQPLASGAFLPVIDYDPVRLYLSELREAFGDLALFFYDPIGGTVIAVLWKPAAFEPKPFKASLINARQVEVNDNVATTVPNVEAILQDFRIIGEGLVKRLELRTEKWVL, encoded by the exons atgaagaagaagagaaaggaaTCATCTAAAACTGAAACGGAAGATCAG attgAGTTACTAGCTAACTCtcagaatgaagaagaaaatgagaaaaacagtaTACAACAGGCTAAGTACTCCAAACGAAAAGCGAAGGACACCGTGTCAGATGATAGGATCTTACGACCAGTCAAGCTGTCCAAGAAAGAGCTGTACAAAGCCCCAACAGTGGAAGAGCTCAACCAGCTAAAAGAAGCAGAGAATCTCTTTCACTGCAGCATGTTGAAAATGCAG ATGGAAGAACTGCTGAAAGAAGTGTCTCTCAGTGAGCACAGGAAGAAGCTTGTGGACTCCTTTGTGCAGCAGGTCACTGATGTGTTGCAGAGTGTGCCCGAATCTGAAGTTGTGGAG TTGGATGACATTTCATGGTTGTCAGGTGTTGAAGTCCCATTCCTCCTCGTCCCATCAACGACAAAAGGCAAATTTCATATGGAGCCTCCTAAATCAATCAACCTGGTGGGCAGTTATCCACTGGGCACGTGTATCAAACCCAAAGTCTCTGTGGACTTGGCTGTTACCATTCCATCT TCTATTTTGCGCCAGATGGATGCCATTAACCAGCGGTACTCCCGAAAGCGGGCTCTGTATCTGGCTGCCCTGGCACGGCATCTCTCCTTCGCAGACTGCGTGGGTTCACTGCAGTACTCTTGTCTACATGGCAACCGACTTCGCCCAGTGCTACTACTCAAACCCCCAG GTAATGACAGCAGTAAGGTCACATTAAGGATTCACGTCGTTCCGCCACCGGACTTCCTCAAACCGAGCCGCTTCCATCCTCAGAAGAACAACATCAGGACCGAGTGGTTTACTGGTGTTGCCAATACGCAGCAAG AGAGAACTGAGTCCCCAACTCCTCATTATAACGCCACAGTTCTTGGAGATCATCTCCCACTGTCACATCTTCAGTTCCTGTCAGCCATCAGTGCCCAGTGTCCTGCTTTTGGAGAGGGTGTGTCTCTCCTCAAAGTGTGGCTAAGACAGAGAGAACTGGACCAG GGTGCAGGGTGTTTCTGCGGCTTCCATGCATCAATGTTAATGGCATATCTTCTGTCCACACACAAAGTGGCCAAATCCATGAGTCCCTACCAGCTGTTGAGAAATGCACTGCACTTCTTGG CTTCTACAGATCTGACAGAGAACGGTATCACCTTGGCTAAAAACCCAGATTCAAAAGCG CCTTCTCTGCCGGAGTTTCACACAGCATTCTCTGTGGTATTTGTGGACCCCTCTGGGCATCTTAATCTGCTTGCAGATATGACAGCTTTTACCTACAAACGG ATCCAGCATGAGGCATCACTCTCCCTGTCGTTCTGGGATGATCCAACAACAGATGGCTTTCAGGCTCTGCTCATGACGCCTAAATCCATGATCAGAACATACGATAATGTCTTTAA gcTGGTTAACCTGGTGAAATTGCAGACCTCCTGTAAAAAGCTTTTACTCCTGAATGAGCTCATGGACCACAGCGGGAACTATGTCATCGCTGTACTTCCTTTCATTTTGTCCCTCTTGCAGCAAGGGCTTGGACAAAGGATCCAGCTTCTAGTACACTCGCTTCCTCAAGACCCTGAG TGGCCATTGGACAGTGAACCTCCAAAGCTCAAGGACCAACCGCCTCTGAGCATTGGTTTGCTGTTGAACCTTGAAAATGCTCTCTCTATTCTTGAGAGAGGACCCCCGGCAGATAGCCCTAAG GCAGCTGAGTTCCGGCAGCTGTGGGGCTCTTGCTCAAAGTTGCGGCGCTTTCAGGACGGATCCATCACTGAGGCAGTGCTGTGGACAAAGAAGTCCATCTCTCAGAGGAGATTCGTTATACTGAAAATCTTTACTCATCTGCTACACCT TCATGCAGATATCCCCAAATCATCCATCAGATTTGTTGGCGGACAGCTGGATGTTCTCGTTAGATCTAGCATAGAG GGCCACACTACAGGAGAAGAGGAGAGTCTGGAGGTTGTTCAAGCTTACGATGATCTGAGCAAGAAGCTCTGGCAGTTGGAGGATCTCCCACTGTCCATCACGTCAGTGCAGGGTGCCCACCAGGCCTTAAGATGCACACAG GTTTTCCCACCAGTTCCTGTGAAGCTGGACTCTTCATTTTTTGACAAAAAGGCTGGTCTTGGATTCGTGCCAAAGGAGGACAAACCTTGCCCTTTCTACATAACCCCTATTAAAG tcATTGTTCATATGGAGGGAAGTGGAAAATGGCCCGGTGAGCCCTTAGCAATACGCCATGTTAAAGCAGCTTTTCACGTCTGCTTGAGAGAACTGCTCAGCAAACAACACCATTACAGATGCCAGGCCACACCTGACTACCTGGATGTGTGGAAG GACGGACTAGTCTTCCGAATCCAGGTGGCGTATCACAGAGAGCCGCAGATCCTGAGGGAAAGCCTGACCCCTGAGGGAATGCTGATCTACAGGGACAACGCTGAGGCCCAGGCACTGGAGCTGGAGACCTTGCACAAACCTTTCCTAACCAGCACCTTGCATgg GGTCCAGCAGCAGTTTGGGTGTTACGGTGTTGTGTGCCGCCTGGTTAAACGCTGGTTGGCATCTCAGTTTCTGTTGGAAGATATCCGAGAGGAAGCAGCTGATCTGCTTGTGGCTTCGCTCTTCCTACATCCTGCTCCCTTCACTCCACCAAG CTCTCCTCAGGTGGGGTTCCTTCGCTTCCTTCATTTGCTCTCTACATTTGACTGGAAAAACAATCCCCTGATAGTCAACCTCAATGGGAAGCTCACAG ctaTTGAACAAACGGATATCAAGAATAACTTTGTGGCCTCTCGAGGATCTCTTCCCAGCATGTTCATAGTCACTCCCAAGGACATAAAAGTCTCTGTTTGGACTAAGGCGGCTCCTTCTGTGCAG ATGCTCCAGCGCTCCATCATGTTGGCAGCAGAGAGTCTCCGTGTTTTAGAGAATCAGCTTGGCTCCAGTGAAAAGCAGGACATGCGG gTGGCATTTCGACCCCCTCTGGAGGCTTATGATGTTCTGATCCACCTCGATCCAAAGCAGGTTCCTCTGTTAGCTAAAGCTGTGGATCCTCATGCCGAAACCTTTCAGCGAGGCACCCATCAAGAGCAACCGCTCGCTTCTGGAGCATTTCTGCCAGTCATAGACTATGATCCCGTCAGACTGTATCTCTCTGAACTCAGG GAAGCATTTGGAGATCTGGCGTTGTTTTTCTATGACCCGATTGGTGGGACTGTGATCGCAGTGCTGTGGAAGCCAGCTGCCTTTGAGCCCAAACCCTTtaag GCATCTTTAATAAACGCCCGCCAGGTGGAGGTGAATGACAATGTGGCAACCACCGTGCCGAATGTAGAAGCCATCCTGCAGGATTTCCGCATCATTGGAGAGGGCCTCGTCAAAAGATTGGAACTGAGAACAGAAAAATGGGTTCTCTAG
- the cert1a gene encoding ceramide transfer protein isoform X1, whose protein sequence is MSDCSSSGSDEDLDPELELLDELGGKLSKWTNYIHGWQDRWIVLKGNILSYYRSADEKEYGCRGSICLSKAVITPHEFDECRFDISVNDSIWYLRAEHPLLRQQWIDTVELHKAESGYGSESSLRRHGSLLSLTSAASGLSTASASSFKKGYSLREKLAEMETFRDILCRQVDTLQKYFDNCADIDSKDELHRDKVSDDEEDFPTSRPDGDYLLNNNNSSKEKLFSVDSLKGSLGIDFKGEAITFKATTAGILSTLSHCIDMLVKREESWQRRLDKEIERRRRAEDAYKAALTELKKKPHYGGPDYEEGPNSLINEEEFFDAVEAALDKHDQIEEQSQAERSRVSRQMSLTPDTYSSISTQKYLTKPHSHTSSLSSIELISASDDVHRFSAQVEEMVQSHMTYSLQDVGGDANWQLVVEEGDMKVYRREVEENGIVLDPLKATHSVRGVTGHEVCHYFWDTAFRNDWETTVESFQVVETLSDKAVIIHQTHKRVWPASQRDVLYVSVIRKILSTNENDPDTWLVCNFSVDHDSYPPSARCIRAKINVAMICQTLISPPEGDKEITRDNILCKITYVANVNPGGWAPASVLRAVAKREYPKFLKRFTSYVQEKTSSEAILF, encoded by the exons atGTCGGACTGCAGCTCGTCGGGTTCAGATGAGGATTTGGACCCGGAGTTGGAGCTGCTGGACGAGCTCGGCGGCAAGCTCAGCAAG tggACGAACTACATTCATGGATGGCAGGACCGCTGGATTGTGCTGAAGGGCAATATCCTGAGCTACTACAGGTCAGCAGATGAGAAGGAGTACGGCTGCAGAGGGTCCATCTGTCTCAGCAAGGCTGTCATCACC CCTCACGAGTTTGATGAATGCCGTTTTGACATCAGCGTGAACGACAGCATCTGGTACCTGAGGGCTGAACATCCTTTGCTCCGGCAGCAGTGGATCGATACCGTTGAACTTCACAAG GCTGAGTCAGGTTATGGGTCAGAGAGCAGTTTACGTCGCCATGGCTCCCTGCTGTCCCTCACCTCTGCTGCCAGCGGCCTATCCACCGCCTCCGCGTCTTCCTTCAAG AAGGGATACAGCCTGCGGGAAAAGCTAGCAGAGATGGAGACCTTCCGGGATATTCTCTGCAGACAGGTGGACACACTGCAGAAGTATTTTGACAACTGCGCAGATATCGACAGTAAAGATGAACTCCACAGAGacaaag TATCCGATGATGAGGAAGATTTTCCAACCTCACGGCCAGATGGAGATTATCTtcttaacaacaacaacagcagcaaagagaaat TGTTCTCTGTGGACAGCCTCAAAGGATCCTTAGGCATCGATTTCAAAGGTGAAGCCATCACATTTAAAGCTACCACAGCAGGAATATTGTCTACACTGTCCCACTGCATCGACATGTTGGTCAAAAGAGAAGAAAGCTGGCAAAGACGACTTGATAAG GAAATTGAAAGGAGAAGACGTGCTGAAGATGCCTATAAAGCTGCACTGACAGAGCTGAAAAAGAAGCCTCATTATGGAGGACCAGACTATGAA GAAGGACCAAACAGTCTGATCAATGAAGAGGAGTTCTTCGATGCTGTGGAAGCTGCATTGGATAAGCATGACCAGATTGAAGAGCAA TCCCAGGCAGAAAGGAGCAGGGTATCTCGACAAATGTCCCTCACTCCAGACACCTATTCCTCCATCAGCACTCAGAAATACTTGACTAAG CCTCACAGCCACACTTCCTCCTTGTCGTCCATTGAACTTATAAGCGCCTCCGATGATGTGCACAGGTTCAGTGCTCAG GTTGAGGAGATGGTGCAGAGCCACATGACTTATTCTTTACAGGATGTGGGTGGAGATGCTAACTGGCAGCTGGTTGTTGAAGAAGGGGATATGAAG GTGTACAGGAGGGAGGTGGAGGAGAACGGCATTGTTCTGGATCCTCTCAAAGCTACTCACTCTGTCAGAGGGGTCACAGGACACGAGGTCTGCCACTACTTTTGGGACACAGCTTTTCGGAACGACTGGGAGA CAACCGTCGAAAGCTTTCAAGTGGTTGAGACACTCTCAGATAAAGCGGTCATCATTCATCAGACACACAAG AGGGTATGGCCTGCTTCCCAGAGAGATGTGCTTTACGTATCAGTTATCCGTAAAATTCTCTCCACCAATGAGAATGATCCAGACACCTGGCTGGTGTGCAACTTCTCAGTGGATCACGACAGCTATCCA CCGTCTGCTAGATGCATTCGTGCCAAAATCAATGTAGCCATGATCTGTCAAACCCTAATCAGCCCACCAGAGGGAGACAAAGAGATCACCAGAGACAACATCCTCTGTAAAATCACATATGTAGCCAATG TAAATCCTGGTGGTTGGGCCCCTGCCTCAGTCTTACGAGCCGTAGCCAAGAGAGAATACCCCAAATTCCTCAAACGCTTCACCTCGTATGTTCAAGAGAAGACCAGCAGTGAGGCTATTCTCTTCTGA
- the cert1a gene encoding ceramide transfer protein isoform X3 translates to MLGPSTQDCSSALSCFGCWNGRMAESGYGSESSLRRHGSLLSLTSAASGLSTASASSFKKGYSLREKLAEMETFRDILCRQVDTLQKYFDNCADIDSKDELHRDKVSDDEEDFPTSRPDGDYLLNNNNSSKEKLFSVDSLKGSLGIDFKGEAITFKATTAGILSTLSHCIDMLVKREESWQRRLDKEIERRRRAEDAYKAALTELKKKPHYGGPDYEEGPNSLINEEEFFDAVEAALDKHDQIEEQSQAERSRVSRQMSLTPDTYSSISTQKYLTKPHSHTSSLSSIELISASDDVHRFSAQVEEMVQSHMTYSLQDVGGDANWQLVVEEGDMKVYRREVEENGIVLDPLKATHSVRGVTGHEVCHYFWDTAFRNDWETTVESFQVVETLSDKAVIIHQTHKRVWPASQRDVLYVSVIRKILSTNENDPDTWLVCNFSVDHDSYPPSARCIRAKINVAMICQTLISPPEGDKEITRDNILCKITYVANVNPGGWAPASVLRAVAKREYPKFLKRFTSYVQEKTSSEAILF, encoded by the exons ATGCTGGGGCCGAGCACTCAGGACTGCAGCAGTGCATTGTCCTGCTTTGGCTGCTGGAATGGGCGAATG GCTGAGTCAGGTTATGGGTCAGAGAGCAGTTTACGTCGCCATGGCTCCCTGCTGTCCCTCACCTCTGCTGCCAGCGGCCTATCCACCGCCTCCGCGTCTTCCTTCAAG AAGGGATACAGCCTGCGGGAAAAGCTAGCAGAGATGGAGACCTTCCGGGATATTCTCTGCAGACAGGTGGACACACTGCAGAAGTATTTTGACAACTGCGCAGATATCGACAGTAAAGATGAACTCCACAGAGacaaag TATCCGATGATGAGGAAGATTTTCCAACCTCACGGCCAGATGGAGATTATCTtcttaacaacaacaacagcagcaaagagaaat TGTTCTCTGTGGACAGCCTCAAAGGATCCTTAGGCATCGATTTCAAAGGTGAAGCCATCACATTTAAAGCTACCACAGCAGGAATATTGTCTACACTGTCCCACTGCATCGACATGTTGGTCAAAAGAGAAGAAAGCTGGCAAAGACGACTTGATAAG GAAATTGAAAGGAGAAGACGTGCTGAAGATGCCTATAAAGCTGCACTGACAGAGCTGAAAAAGAAGCCTCATTATGGAGGACCAGACTATGAA GAAGGACCAAACAGTCTGATCAATGAAGAGGAGTTCTTCGATGCTGTGGAAGCTGCATTGGATAAGCATGACCAGATTGAAGAGCAA TCCCAGGCAGAAAGGAGCAGGGTATCTCGACAAATGTCCCTCACTCCAGACACCTATTCCTCCATCAGCACTCAGAAATACTTGACTAAG CCTCACAGCCACACTTCCTCCTTGTCGTCCATTGAACTTATAAGCGCCTCCGATGATGTGCACAGGTTCAGTGCTCAG GTTGAGGAGATGGTGCAGAGCCACATGACTTATTCTTTACAGGATGTGGGTGGAGATGCTAACTGGCAGCTGGTTGTTGAAGAAGGGGATATGAAG GTGTACAGGAGGGAGGTGGAGGAGAACGGCATTGTTCTGGATCCTCTCAAAGCTACTCACTCTGTCAGAGGGGTCACAGGACACGAGGTCTGCCACTACTTTTGGGACACAGCTTTTCGGAACGACTGGGAGA CAACCGTCGAAAGCTTTCAAGTGGTTGAGACACTCTCAGATAAAGCGGTCATCATTCATCAGACACACAAG AGGGTATGGCCTGCTTCCCAGAGAGATGTGCTTTACGTATCAGTTATCCGTAAAATTCTCTCCACCAATGAGAATGATCCAGACACCTGGCTGGTGTGCAACTTCTCAGTGGATCACGACAGCTATCCA CCGTCTGCTAGATGCATTCGTGCCAAAATCAATGTAGCCATGATCTGTCAAACCCTAATCAGCCCACCAGAGGGAGACAAAGAGATCACCAGAGACAACATCCTCTGTAAAATCACATATGTAGCCAATG TAAATCCTGGTGGTTGGGCCCCTGCCTCAGTCTTACGAGCCGTAGCCAAGAGAGAATACCCCAAATTCCTCAAACGCTTCACCTCGTATGTTCAAGAGAAGACCAGCAGTGAGGCTATTCTCTTCTGA
- the arsk gene encoding arylsulfatase K → MLVVRVLIAFVLLKNTHGTSRDRPNIVVLMSDAFDGRLTFSPGNKVVRLPYINYIRETGALFLNSYTNSPICCPSRAAMWSGRFVHLTQAWNNYKCLDSNATTWMDHLGKSGYHTHSMGKLDYTSGHHSVSNRVEAWTRDVPFLLRQEGRPVTDLVGDTSTKRVMTKDWNVTDAAVQWIRHTAASLAQSFALYVGLNLPHPYPTDSLGPAAGGSTFRTSPYWLNKVSYDQVSVPKWLRLEDMHPVDYYSTFTKNCSGHFTEEEVRNIRAFYYAMCAETDSMLGEVTAALRDTGLLNGTVVLFTSDHGDLAMEHRQFYKMSMFEGSSHVPLLMMGPGVKAGFEISLPVSLVDIYPTVLDLAGVPQPGGLSGHSLMSLVSGVSAQSAEPHPGWVLSEYHGCNANASMYMLRIGEWKYITYADGLTVPPQLFNLSADESELRNVASHFPHVCQDLDKVLRTLVDYPSVSEAVHRYNKQQFLEWKQSLGDGYSQTIANLRWHVDWQKDAQTYERVIEEWLLELD, encoded by the exons ATGCTCGTGGTCCGTGTGTTAATAGCCTTTGTTCTTCTTAAAAACACGCACGGGACCTCACGTGACAGACCAAACATAGTCGTGCTCATGTCTGACGCCTTT GATGGAAGGTTAACTTTTTCTCCTGGCAATAAAGTTGTGCGGCTGCCTTACATCAACTATATCAGGGAAACGGGTGCGCTGTTTCTCAACTCGTACACTAATTCACCAATCTGCTGTCCTTCAAGGGCAG CTATGTGGAGTGGCCGGTTTGTTCATTTGACCCAGGCCTGGaacaattataaatgtcttgacTCCAATGCCACCACATGGATGGATCATTTAGGAAAAAGTGGCTACCACACTCATAGCATGGGGAAACTAGACTACACCTCGGGACATCACTCTGTCAG TAACCGTGTGGAGGCTTGGACCAGAGACGTTCCGTTCCTGCTGAGACAAGAGGGCCGTCCGGTCACAGATCTGGTGGGGGATACGTCCACAAAGAGAGTGATGACTAAAGACTGGAACGTCACTGATGCTGCCGTCCAGTGGATCCGACACACCGCTGCGTCTCTCGCCCAGTCGTTTGCGCTATACGTGGGGCTCAATCTCCCACACCCCTACCCCACAGACTCCCTGGGACCCGCTGCCGGGGGCTCTACCTTCCGCACCTCCCCGTATTGGCTAAACAAG GTTTCTTATGATCAAGTGTCTGTTCCGAAGTGGTTACGGCTTGAAGACATGCACCCCGTGGATTACTACTCCACTTTCACCAAAAATTGCAGTGGCCACTTCACGGAAGAAGAGGTCAGAAACATTAGAGCCTTTTACTATGCCATGTGCGCTGAAACAGACAGCATGTTGG GTGAGGTGACAGCTGCTCTCAGAGACACCGGCCTTCTGAACGGCACAGTCGTATTGTTCACGTCGGATCATGGGGATCTAGCCATGGAACACAGGCAGTTCTACAAGATGTCCATGTTTGAGGGCAGCTCTCACGTCCCGCTGCTTATGATGGGCCCAGGAGTGAAGGCTGGCTTTGAAATCAGTCTGCCTGTGTCTCTGGTGGACATTTATCCCACTGTGCTTG ATCTTGCTGGTGTTCCACAGCCAGGCGGTCTCAGTGGTCACTCGCTGATGTCTCTGGTTTCTGGGGTCAGTGCACAATCAGCGGAGCCTCATCCTGGCTGGGTGCTCAGTGAATATCACGGTTGCAATGCAAACGCCTCCATGTATATGCTCAGAATCGGCGAGTGGAAGTACATCACGTATGCGGATGGATTGACTGTTCCCCCACAGCTCTTTA ACTTGTCTGCAGATGAATCAGAATTGAGAAATGTTGCCTCGCACTTCCCTCATGTATGTCAGGACTTGGACAAGGTGTTACGTACCCTTGTGGACTATCCCAGCGTCTCCGAAGCTGTTCACCGCTACAATAAACAACAGTTTCTGGAATGGAAGCAAAGCCTAGGAGACGGTTACTCCCAGACCATAGCCAACCTGCGATGGCACGTTGACTGGCAAAAGGATGCCCAGACCTATGAGAGAGTTATTGAAGAGTGGCTGTTAGAGTTGGATTGA